The sequence TGATCATCGCAATGTATTAAATCATATCAGTTTTATATTTTGTATTACCTTTGCTGAATTTTCTATCCTCTcagttttatttagttttttttcccTAATTTCGGTGTCAATGGAAGGCAAGGTGATTTTAAGCAGTTCCGACGGTCAAGTATTCGAAGTAGAGATGAAAGTGGCCATGATATCGCAAACCTTAAGTAATATGTTAAAGGATACAGAGGATACAGGTAGTGAGACAGCCCCCATCAAATTGGCAAATGTTTCCAGTAGAATTTTTAATCTTATTATCGAATACGGCAAATACCATGTTGAAGCCCAAAAGTCGGATACAAGCGGACCAACTGCGGATTTGAAGAAACGGGTTAGGGAGTTGGTAGCTGATGGTAAAGACACTCTCTTCCAGTTGATGATCGTATGTTTCATTGTTTTACTGGTTCTCATGAAAAACAAAAAGCATTGCTCTCTTAAACCTTAGCTGCGTTATTTGCTGCTTTTTTCTCCTCACATGATTTATTCAAAAATTGTTCTGTGCAGGCAGCAAATTTCCTTCACATTCAGAGTCTTCTTGATTTATCATACCAGATTGTGGCTGAGGACATTGAAGCATGTAAAGGCCAACAAATGATTCGCCAAAAAATATAACATAGAAAATGACTATAGTCCTGAAGAGGAGGAAGAGGTTTTAAAGCTGCATAATATATTTGAATGATAGTTTCGAGTTTGATACACTTTTTTGAGttttcaaattttggattttgaatcatATATTTAGTATTAAAACCAACTAAAATGATTCTTGATTTTGAACCGGAATATAATACAAATCTTATAGTATTTATCcgttttattaatattatttatcatttttttatattttatatttcaaaatatttgtcaGTCATGTGTTTAtatattcatttttgtaaaatatgtCAGGCATAAATAAATTACGTTCAAAAGCtagaaatattataaaaaatattgatgaaattcgaaaatatttcattttaaaaagaaataatttgTATTGGTATTTGTTTAGTTTGATTGTTATATTTGCACATGTGTAAATCTTAATAGTTTTTTTCGACACGCATATGCACTCAGAATTCTGCTTATAATAATAGAGAAGCTATTTTTAGTTCACAAAATATTTTGGTATTGGTGATAGATTTGGATGGTATTAGATGTGCATTAGCTTTAGTCTTGGGATTTGGCATCAATAGTTCTAATGCTACTACTTATTTTCCATCTACTTCTAAACCCTCCTAAAATTTTAATGCACCTTTTCGATCTAAACTCGCTTCTAGAATTAATTTTAATGTCACAAGCAAAGTCTAAGGTCCTCGTGCTTCATGAATAACCTCATACTTTAACTCAATAAATAAACATCTCGTTACAAATGAGTTGCTTATTTCCATGTGTCTTGCCGTTTTTGTGTGAGCCCTACAGTTGATTTTCCAATCTGAGGAGGTTGTTCATTCATCATTAGACTAAAATGTATTCTTGCATGGTTTTTGCCACTTGCAAGAACCAAGCATTGTGATATTTAGTCTCATTTGAACCAACCATTGATCTtcaacatcatgatcttatcatgtTGATAGTGTACATCGGCACTAAAATTGTGAGGTCTTTTTATATGGAATTGCATCTTCCTTCATCTGGTGATGTCTTGTATTTCATAGGACCATCTCTATTCCATCATTTTCTCATTATCTCTTATTAACGCATACTATTTTGTATACATAACGAACTTCACCTTTTGCAGAAATCAACCATATTATCATTCCTTAGAAAAATTGTACACATTTTTCTTCAGATTATTTAAAATCTTATCTGTTATGTGCATCTTATTGATATCCCCGTCATGACCTTTTGATCATGAAATCTCATAGATCCATCCTAGCAAATCTAAAGGTGATAAAATAaccaaaaatattataaaaatttgaCACCACGCATTGTACAGTCCAATTATTGCCATGTCACTTGTACTTTGAGTTGGCGATTGCATCAACCCCATACAAATGCAATAAAGCATGATTCTAGAGATTATTCTGTGCTAATTAATAATCATTATACAATGATGCTACTCGAACTATTTGAAACTAGTGACATCCCCTAGGATTAGGCAAACCATTAATGTTAATGTTATTTGATGAATCTTTTTCCTCTAGCCATATTAAAACCTCGTCCTTTTTATATTGTGCCTGCATGGCCTAATATCAGTACCCTCAAAATTATGACAATTTATTCTTTTATCAAGATATATTGCTCTAGGGCTATCATGAATTACAATAACATTATTAAATTTGGTGGCTATAATACTTACAATGTTTCCTTCCTCTACTTGATTATATATGATATTGTGTCTAAATAATTTTATTGGGAACATAAAAACAAAGGAGAGCTAAAGACTAACAAGTTCCACCCTTAAGATTTGTGAGatcatgcttgaagcaaccaagaccaaagagaccacaagatagcacaatgatgagagagataaaacgtgacaagaataaactttattcctatcaagatgcaaacgagatcaactagatcatcattaCATATAATGTGGATGAGCCTACTtagaaaggcaaggctaagagacaagagatcacacaatgatgacatttggctcaatgagatgcaagggtaggtaggggtaggtaggagaaacaaaaaattattccacatgaggtggatcacccaccgaaggtggaatgtaacagcaagatcatgccataaaaggtggaaattctcttgcatacacactcccaatgtagcacatctcccaaaGTGTCTCATATAGAAACTGcattgttatgcatgtacctaagaagacttaagtaaagtgtaattatatccaagatgaaaaattacaccaacaccaccccttaaatgcaactaatgggaatgcacttaagtctacaaggcAATTAAGCAATGGAAGATGTGTCCTGGCTACATGGTCATGTTATGtacccatatacaaatgcaaatgcatgcaaaccaatgcaatctctcataaagaagagaaagagggagaaacccaatgggaaaaaaccctgccccaaaagagagatgaaaactacataagagaactctcatagaagtatgtgaaggaccaaaccccatgtgaggaaaaattcccccccatatgagagaagaagagaagctaggtagccccccctaaatgtagaatctgcaccaatggtagaagctcacaaatgaatgaagaaacttctccatgaacgtcgaacaacgttcctccccttgggaTGAAACAAAACcggaggtgtatccatgaagtctaccccctttaatttaatatatcaatttttttatattttaaatttatttttaatttttaataaaaacttttacaatcaacccctcatttttttaaaaaaaaaattttctcggtaaaaatgaataataaaatttgcaaaaaaaaatattgtttttttaatatttttaacaaaTCGTACCGTACAGCCGAATAGGCTGATTTTTTCCTCCAGCCCTAAAAATCaattttcacccaatataggcaaatttTAGAGTCAAAATTCATGCAAATGGCCACCCGAACACAATGCCAAGGTCGGATTTGGTTTATGACGCCTCTAAAATaagatgctcctcagatctgcctcttgacctcCTTAAAAATCTCTCGAAAGGCGATGCAAAGGTGCTCCAACCGCtccgataccatgtgagattacgcttgaagcaaccaagatcaaagagaccacaaGATAGGACAATGACGAGAGAgataaaatgtgacaagaataaattgtattcctgtcaagatgcaaaagagatcaactggatcatcattacagacaatgtagatgagcctgcttataaagccaaggctaagagacaatagagcacacaatgatgacatgtggctcaatgcaATCCAACGGTAGGTACAGATAGGTAggataaatagaaaaatattccacatgaggtggatcacccaccgaaggtggaatgtaacaacaagatcgcaccataaaaggtggaaattctcctacatacacactctcgATCTAACAcgtctccctaagtgtctcatatgcaaactacaatgttatgcatgtacctaagtaaacttaagtaaagtgtaattatatccaagatggatAATTACACCAATAAGATTAAATACTGATTAGCATAACTAGTCTAAATGATATCCTAATTTAATtatgaaattaaaatattaatatttcttcATATTTATGATATTCTCGTGTTCATTTGATGTAGCTAATTGTTTTGTAACATTAAAAAATTTGTTGGATAAAAACTTTCTTTCTCTTACTTTGATCATGATAGGAGGTATTTTATACTAGCATAATATCTAGATAATTAACGAAATAAATCACATTTTAATGATTAAGATTTTCGTACGAGATGACCATGCAATAACAAGTTTTTAAATCTATACAAgttaaatttgaaaaaaacattTTAACATTTAATTTACTAACCAATCAAAAGTAAAGTATTATGTCACATTTATCGTTAGAGGAGTGAAAAAAAAACTATCATTATCTACCACACATGTAGTTTCAATAGTTTCTATAAAATAAAAGTTCTATAGAATTGGCATTGAATTGCTTtgagaaatatatttaataaaagttaATAAACAATCAAACCAGAAATATTTATGAAATAGACTAACCATCCCTTTTTGATACCAACAACATGTATTGTATAAGGAAACCAACAACTATTCAATTATACATACAAGAGGCGTACTCCACTATGTACTACAATTCATCTAATGATACCTTTAGCTCTAACCTAATATTTATTGTTCAAGCTGTGCTTTTATAAAACAAGCACTCACATTTTATAGAGTAAATATTCTAACTCAATTCTTTCTCGttttatgtatatttttatttgaattttctttGTCAATAGTATTATAATTCCATtaattcaagaaaagaaaattattatattatactaCCATTTTCTATTGTTTTTATTATTAGATCGTTTTAGAAGACTTGCTAAGTATAACTGGCAAAAATTCTCTTTATCTCTCCTCCAATAAATAATAATAGAATTTTTTACATACATTATCTTTATCAACTCATTGTGTAACATTACCAACACTTTCAACTTATAGACCCACATAGTACATTTGTCATAGAAGTCAAGTACCCATTTACTCATCTCTCTCACTCGTGATGGATAACAAAGCTTCCCATTTCTTTCTCTAAAATAGAGAAGAGATCACAGTCTTTCAAATTACAAGGAATGCTTTAGTATGGTAATCATAAACAAGCAGTCATTAACCAATTAACTCAAACATTAAAACCTTGATTTTAGAGTACTTCTATTTACATACAAATATTTAGGAATGTAAAACCTTTTGAACATATTTGTTAACTTTTTCCATCTAGATCAATCAATCCATCCATCTAGTTGTAGTAGTGCTCCTTAACCATTCAATATTACAATTGTTGCACTTCCACTTTATCGAGTCCCCATTTGTCCTAGGTTTTCCTCGTACCTTAGATGCAAATTGTTTTAAGGGTGATTCTAGATCAAAGGGAACCTTGGCCAATTTTTTTTCAGGATTTCAGAAGGGCGGTTGAAATTTCCACTCCCAACAGAAGTTGTTCCATTTTTACTTGCCGCAACTTCTTCTCTGTTAGGTTCATTAGATGATTCATTTTCTGTATCAATCTCAACCTCATCATCCTCACTCAAGGTGTTAGAGCTCATTTTCATAGTGATAATGATGCTGCAACAAACAATGTTAAAAACAGAAACTCTAAAAATTTTGACgcaaacattattttttttaaatattagaaCTGTTAGTAAATCTTAAATTTTTGCTTGTTTGAAGTCGAATATTAATAATTAGCTTCATTATTAATGACGTTTATTATTAATATTCAACttcaagaaaacaatttttttttagtttcgaagttttttttttcaaaattatttgtTTCTAATGGCTGCAATTTGGTTCTTGAATCAGAAACTATGACCTATTAACAATTTTTCTTTTAACAAATTTAGAATGGAAAATTCCTACCTTCAATCTTGCAGCAAGAATGAAGAAGCTTCATCTAATCCTCGTCCAAGCTTGTTGATCCAACTTGCAATTTACCTTCTTAGTTTCCAAGCTAGAGAAAATCAAATGCTTTAAATTTTATTGTGGTTGAAAAAGACTGAAATGAGACTAAATGTCTCTTTTATGAGATTTCTACCATTTTAGGGTTATGTTTACCAAGGCATTGTTATGTTTTCTTATCTTTTAAACTCTTTATTTATTATCGCCATGAGAGATAATTGGGTGCTTCTTTCCCTGTTGAGGGACGTCTAGGCGTCCAAGACCTGTCCAAGCATCTCTTCTGAGAGAGACGTCTCTCTCACACTCTTGGATGGAAGAAACGTCTCTTCTCTACCTGAGAGACGTGGCGGAGGTGGAGGTGCGGCGGAGAGACATTTT is a genomic window of Cryptomeria japonica chromosome 7, Sugi_1.0, whole genome shotgun sequence containing:
- the LOC131054507 gene encoding SKP1-like protein 1B, with product MEGKVILSSSDGQVFEVEMKVAMISQTLSNMLKDTEDTGSETAPIKLANVSSRIFNLIIEYGKYHVEAQKSDTSGPTADLKKRVRELVADGKDTLFQLMIAANFLHIQSLLDLSYQIVAEDIEACKGQQMIRQKI